From a single Rosa rugosa chromosome 7, drRosRugo1.1, whole genome shotgun sequence genomic region:
- the LOC133720204 gene encoding probable linoleate 9S-lipoxygenase 5, with the protein MERGKYPEAVLKLLRIMNICPTLHSPPYKYPKPLFHSFQTKPTFNQSSHINYFFIHKHIICFLLWNPASLLKMLHNLLGAITGHNNGGSTKQITGTVVLMKKNVLDFNDFNASVLDGVHELLGQRVSLQLISAVNADSENGLKGKLGKPAYLEDWITTITPLTAGDSAYKVTFDWEDEIGVPGAILIKNNHHSQFYLKTITLEDVPGEGTVHFVCNSWVYPVEKYTKDRVFFVNKTYLPSETPLPLQKYREDELVHLRGDGKGELQEYDRVYDYAYYNDLGNPDKGPDYARPTLGGSSEYPYPRRGRTGRAPTESDPSSESRIPLLMSLDIYVPRDERFGHLKMSDFLAYALKSIAQFIRPELEAVFDKTPNEFDSFEDVLKLYEGGIPLPEGFLKDIGDNIPLEMIKEIFRTDGAELLRFPTPEVIKKNRLAWRTDEEFAREMLAGVNPVNISLLQTFPPASTLDPKVYGDQSSKITEEHIKNNLDGLTVEEALKSNKLFLLDHHDALMPYVRRINSNTSSKIYASRTLLFLKSDGTLKPLVIELSLPHPDGDQLGRISSVFTPAEEGVESSIWHLAKAYVAVNDSGVHQLISHWLNTHAVCEPVVIATNRQLSVVHPIYKLLHPHFRDTMNINALARQILINAGGILETTVFPARYAMEMSSVVYKNWVFPEQALPADLIKRGMAVKDESSPHGLRLLIQDYPYGVDGIEIWFAIRNWVEDYCSFYYKTDDIVQKDTELQSWWKELVEEGHGDKKDEPWWPKMQTCEELIETCTIIIWTSSALHAAVNFGQFPYAGYLPCRPTASRRFMPEKGTPEYDELESNPDKAFLKTITAQFQTVLGIALIEILSRHSTDEVYLGQRDTPNWTSDAKALEAFDRFGKKLAEIEEKITNLNNDENLKNRVGKVEVPYTLLYPTGESGIAGKGIPNSVSI; encoded by the exons ATGGAACGTGGCAAATATCCAGAAGCAGTCCTGAAACTCCTCAGAATTATGAATATTTGTCCCACTTTACATTCCCCCCCCTATAAATACCCCAAGCCCCTCTTTCACTCTttccaaaccaaaccaactttcaATCAAAGTTCTCATATAAACTACTTTTTCATACATAAACATATTATTTGCTTTCTTCTTTGGAATCCAGCAAGCTTACTCAAGATGTTGCATAACTTGCTTGGTGCAATCACAGGCCATAATAATGGCGGTAGTACGAAACAGATCACAGGGACTGTGGTGCTGATGAAGAAGAATGTGTTGGATTTCAATGACTTCAATGCTTCTGTTCTCGATGGCGTGCATGAATTGTTGGGCCAAAGGGTTTCTCTGCAGCTCATCAGTGCTGTCAATGCCGATTCTG AGAATGGATTGAAAGGGAAACTTGGAAAGCCTGCATATTTGGAAGACTGGATCACCACAATCACTCCTTTAACAGCAGGAGATTCTGCATACAAGGTTACCTTTGACTGGGAAGATGAAATCGGAGTTCCAGGAGCAATCCTAATAAAAAACAATCACCACAGTCAGTTCTACCTTAAGACCATCACACTCGAAGATGTTCCTGGTGAGGGTACAGTTCACTTTGTTTGTAACTCATGGGTGTACCCTGTAGAAAAATACACGAAAGACCGCGTTTTCTTTGTTAACAAG ACTTATCTTCCAAGTGAAACACCATTGCCACTACAGAAGTACAGAGAAGACGAACTAGTACACTTGAGAGGAGATGGGAAAGGAGAGCTCCAGGAGTATGACAGGGTCTATGATTATGCTTACTACAATGATCTGGGAAATCCAGACAAGGGTCCGGATTATGCCCGTCCAACTCTGGGAGGGTCTAGTGAGTACCCTTACCCTCGAAGAGGAAGAACTGGCCGTGCACCAACCGAGTCAG ATCCTAGCAGTGAGAGTAGGATCCCTCTTCTCATGAGCTTAGACATTTATGTTCCAAGAGACGAACGATTTGGACACTTGAAGATGTCTGATTTCCTTGCTTATGCACTGAAATCCATAGCTCAATTCATCAGACCTGAGCTAGAAGCTGTATTTGATAAGACTCCTAACGAGTTTGACAGCTTCGAAGATGTACTTAAACTTTATGAAGGAGGAATTCCATTGCCTGAAGGTTTCTTAAAGGACATTGGGGATAACATCCCTCTAGAGATGATCAAGGAAATTTTCCGAACTGACGGTGCAGAGTTGCTCAGGTTCCCAACGCCTGAAGTGATCAAAA AAAATAGGTTGGCTTGGAGGACAGATGAAGAATTTGCCAGAGAAATGCTAGCTGGAGTGAACCCTGTCAACATTAGTCTCCTCCAA ACATTTCCGCCAGCAAGCACCCTAGACCCAAAAGTTTATGGTGATCAATCCAGTAAAATAACAGAAGAACACATCAAGAATAACTTGGATGGACTGACAGTGGAGGAG GCACTCAAGAGCAACAAGCTATTCCTATTAGACCACCATGATGCATTGATGCCATACGTGAGGCGTATAAACTCAAATACTTCCTCAAAGATCTATGCTAGCAGGACACTGCTTTTCTTGAAAAGTGATGGAACTTTGAAGCCATTGGTGATTGAACTAAGCTTGCCTCATCCTGATGGAGATCAACTCGGTCGCATTAGCAGTGTATTCACACCAGCTGAGGAGGGTGTAGAAAGCTCCATATGGCATCTGGCCAAAGCTTATGTTGCTGTAAATGACTCTGGAGTTCATCAACTTATCAGTCACTG GTTGAATACTCATGCTGTGTGTGAGCCAGTAGTAATAGCAACAAACAGGCAACTGAGTGTGGTTCACCCGATATACAAGCTTCTTCATCCTCACTTCCGCGACACCATGAACATAAATGCACTAGCCAGGCAAATCCTCATCAATGCTGGTGGCATTCTGGAGACGACAGTGTTTCCAGCTAGGTATGCCATGGAGATGTCATCAGTTGTTTACAAGAATTGGGTTTTCCCTGAGCAAGCTCTCCCTGCAGATCTTATCAAGAG AGGAATGGCAGTCAAGGATGAGAGTTCCCCACATGGTCTACGCCTACTGATACAGGACTACCCCTATGGTGTTGATGGGATCGAAATCTGGTTTGCGATAAGAAATTGGGTTGAAGACTATTGCTCATTCTACTACAAGACTGATGACATTGTTCAAAAAGACACAGAACTCCAATCCTGGTGGAAGGAACTAGTAGAGGAGGGTCATGGTGACAAAAAAGATGAGCCCTGGTGGCCTAAAATGCAGACTTGTGAAGAGCTAATCGAAACTTGCACTATCATCATATGGACTTCTTCTGCTCTCCATGCAGCTGTCAACTTTGGACAGTTCCCTTATGCAGGCTACCTCCCATGCCGCCCCACTGCAAGCCGAAGATTCATGCCTGAAAAGGGAACTCCTGAGTATGATGAGCTTGAGTCCAACCCTGATAAGGCCTTCTTGAAAACAATCACTGCTCAATTCCAGACAGTGCTTGGCATAGCCCTCATTGAAATTCTGTCAAGGCATTCTACTGATGAAGTGTATTTGGGCCAGAGGGACACTCCTAACTGGACATCAGACGCAAAAGCATTGGAAGCTTTTGATAGATTTGGAAAGAAACTTGCTGAAATCGAAGAGAAAATTACAAACTTGAACAATGATGAGAATCTCAAGAATAGGGTTGGAAAGGTGGAGGTGCCTTACACTTTGCTGTATCCCACTGGTGAAAGTGGAATTGCTGGCAAGGGAATTCCCAACAGTGTCTCAATCTAA